Proteins from a genomic interval of Gavia stellata isolate bGavSte3 chromosome 13, bGavSte3.hap2, whole genome shotgun sequence:
- the TSPAN3 gene encoding tetraspanin-3 isoform X1 produces MGQCGITSSKTVLVFLNLIFWAAAGILCYVGAYVFITYDDYDHFFEDVYTLIPAVIIIAVGTLLFIIGLIGCCATIRESRCGLATFVIILLLVFITEVVVVVLGYIYRAKVEDEVDHSIRKVYNGYNGTNPDAASRAIDYVQRQLRCCGIHNYSDWENTVWFKQTKNNSVPLSCCKAALSNCTGSLTHPMDLYSEGCEALVVKKLQEIMMYVIWAALAFAAIQLLGMLCACIVLCRRSRDPAYELLITGGTYA; encoded by the exons GCAGCAGCAGGCATACTGTGCTACGTGGGAGCCTATGTGTTTATCACATATGATGACTATGATCACTTCTTTGAAGATGTCTACACACTAATTCCAGCAGTTATTATCATAGCTGTGGGAACACTTCTCTTTATTATTGGACTTATTGGGTGCTGTGCCACAATTCGCGAAAGTCGCTGTGGACTTGCTACG TTTGTGATCATCCTGCTTTTGGTTTTTATCACTGAAGTTGTGGTGGTGGTTCTTGGATACATTTACAGAGCAAAG GTGGAGGATGAAGTTGATCACAGCATTCGGAAAGTATACAATGGATACAATGGGACAAATCCTGATGCAGCCAGTCGTGCTATTGACTATGTACAGAGGCAG CTGCGCTGCTGTGGGATCCATAACTATTCAGACTGGGAGAATACTGTCTGGTtcaaacaaactaaaaataacaGTGTGCCACTTAGCTGTTGCAAAGCAGCCCTCAGCAATTGTACTGGCAGTTTGACCCACCCAATGGACCTTTATTCTGAG GGGTGTGAGGCTCTGGTTGTTAAGAAGCTTCAAGAGATCATGATGTATGTCATCTGGGCAGCACTAGCATTTGCCGCTATTCAG CTTCTGGGCATGTTGTGTGCCTGTATAGTACTATGTAGGAGGAGTCGGGATCCTGCCTACGAACTTCTCATCACTGGCGGAACCTATGCCTAG
- the TSPAN3 gene encoding tetraspanin-3 isoform X2, translating into MGQCGITSSKTVLVFLNLIFWAAAGILCYVGAYVFITYDDYDHFFEDVYTLIPAVIIIAVGTLLFIIGLIGCCATIRESRCGLATVEDEVDHSIRKVYNGYNGTNPDAASRAIDYVQRQLRCCGIHNYSDWENTVWFKQTKNNSVPLSCCKAALSNCTGSLTHPMDLYSEGCEALVVKKLQEIMMYVIWAALAFAAIQLLGMLCACIVLCRRSRDPAYELLITGGTYA; encoded by the exons GCAGCAGCAGGCATACTGTGCTACGTGGGAGCCTATGTGTTTATCACATATGATGACTATGATCACTTCTTTGAAGATGTCTACACACTAATTCCAGCAGTTATTATCATAGCTGTGGGAACACTTCTCTTTATTATTGGACTTATTGGGTGCTGTGCCACAATTCGCGAAAGTCGCTGTGGACTTGCTACG GTGGAGGATGAAGTTGATCACAGCATTCGGAAAGTATACAATGGATACAATGGGACAAATCCTGATGCAGCCAGTCGTGCTATTGACTATGTACAGAGGCAG CTGCGCTGCTGTGGGATCCATAACTATTCAGACTGGGAGAATACTGTCTGGTtcaaacaaactaaaaataacaGTGTGCCACTTAGCTGTTGCAAAGCAGCCCTCAGCAATTGTACTGGCAGTTTGACCCACCCAATGGACCTTTATTCTGAG GGGTGTGAGGCTCTGGTTGTTAAGAAGCTTCAAGAGATCATGATGTATGTCATCTGGGCAGCACTAGCATTTGCCGCTATTCAG CTTCTGGGCATGTTGTGTGCCTGTATAGTACTATGTAGGAGGAGTCGGGATCCTGCCTACGAACTTCTCATCACTGGCGGAACCTATGCCTAG